Proteins encoded by one window of Nitrincola iocasae:
- the ssb gene encoding single-stranded DNA-binding protein, with amino-acid sequence MARGINKVILIGNLGQDPEVKYMPSGNAVTNLTLATSDTWKDKQTGQPQERTEWHRVVFFNRLAEIAGEYLRKGSKVYIEGALRTRKWQDQSGQDRYTTEIVASEMQMLDSRGGEGGGGNQGGYAGNQDPMGYGQQPQQQASRPAPQQSRPQNQPAPQQQPAQPAPGFDDFDDDIPF; translated from the coding sequence ATGGCACGCGGCATCAATAAAGTAATCCTGATAGGCAACCTGGGCCAGGACCCTGAAGTTAAGTACATGCCATCAGGCAATGCAGTTACCAACCTGACTCTGGCAACTAGCGATACATGGAAGGATAAGCAGACCGGACAGCCACAGGAAAGAACCGAGTGGCACCGGGTGGTATTCTTCAATCGCCTTGCTGAAATTGCCGGTGAATACTTACGCAAAGGCTCGAAAGTGTATATCGAAGGCGCTTTGCGTACGCGTAAATGGCAGGATCAGAGTGGTCAGGACCGTTACACCACTGAAATCGTTGCCAGTGAAATGCAAATGCTGGATAGCCGTGGTGGTGAAGGCGGCGGTGGTAATCAGGGCGGTTACGCCGGTAACCAGGACCCGATGGGTTATGGTCAACAACCTCAGCAGCAAGCGTCACGTCCTGCCCCACAACAGTCTCGTCCACAAAACCAGCCTGCGCCACAGCAGCAGCCCGCCCAGCCGGCACCTGGTTTTGATGATTTTGATGATGATATCCCGTTCTAA
- a CDS encoding DmpA family aminopeptidase: protein MPKLRARALGLPFPGTTGPFNAITDVPGIQVGYKTLINDDSSSPTRTGVTAILPRGRNTTPQPVWAGMYALNGNGEMTGTHWIQDGGYFVGPIMITNSHAVGITHHAAVKWTVAQYKDTWHNNHLWAMPVVAETYDGVLNDINAMHVTEQDVLDALANAKSGHLAEGNVGGGTGMIAYDFKGGTGTASRLVEIANTTYTVAALVQANHGIRPWFTVLGAPIGKLMPHDRIHPVHEQGSIIVIIATDAPMLPHQLKRLAKRAALGVGKNGSPGGNNSGDIFLAFSTANEQDLPQFSAPVCAMDYLNDEVFDEFYMATVEATEESIINAMVAAEDTPTFKQPANKVCKAIDGETLAAMVNSFHAASQMWHKVQ, encoded by the coding sequence ATGCCCAAATTACGCGCACGTGCACTGGGGCTACCTTTCCCTGGAACCACAGGCCCCTTCAATGCCATTACGGATGTTCCCGGAATTCAAGTAGGTTACAAAACGCTGATAAACGATGACTCAAGTTCGCCCACCAGAACCGGCGTTACAGCCATATTGCCCCGGGGACGAAACACCACACCACAACCAGTATGGGCAGGCATGTACGCACTCAATGGTAATGGTGAAATGACAGGCACTCACTGGATTCAGGATGGTGGCTATTTTGTTGGTCCCATTATGATCACCAATTCCCATGCCGTTGGCATTACCCACCACGCCGCCGTTAAATGGACTGTAGCGCAATACAAAGATACCTGGCATAACAACCACCTGTGGGCCATGCCAGTCGTTGCAGAAACCTATGATGGTGTACTCAATGACATCAACGCCATGCATGTTACCGAGCAGGACGTACTCGATGCATTAGCCAATGCCAAGTCAGGTCACCTGGCAGAAGGTAACGTCGGCGGTGGAACAGGGATGATCGCCTATGACTTTAAAGGCGGAACTGGAACCGCTTCTCGACTGGTCGAAATAGCAAACACAACCTACACTGTCGCCGCCCTGGTTCAGGCCAACCATGGTATTCGACCCTGGTTTACAGTGCTGGGGGCTCCGATTGGAAAGCTGATGCCACACGACCGCATTCACCCTGTGCATGAACAAGGCTCTATCATTGTCATTATTGCCACAGATGCACCGATGCTGCCCCATCAACTCAAACGCCTTGCCAAACGTGCCGCCCTTGGCGTCGGCAAAAATGGTTCTCCGGGGGGCAATAACTCTGGCGATATTTTCCTCGCCTTTAGCACCGCCAATGAGCAGGATTTACCACAATTCTCAGCACCTGTTTGTGCCATGGACTATTTGAACGATGAAGTCTTTGACGAATTTTACATGGCTACTGTAGAAGCAACAGAAGAGTCCATCATCAATGCCATGGTAGCAGCAGAAGACACACCCACCTTTAAACAACCGGCAAATAAAGTCTGTAAAGCCATCGATGGAGAAACCCTCGCAGCCATGGTCAATAGCTTCCATGCAGCAAGTCAAATGTGGCATAAGGTGCAATAA
- a CDS encoding primosomal protein N': MILRVAIPTPLHRLFDYRPPLSGTLKPQVGCRVSVPFGQRKVIGIITALPEHSELPLDKLKPAHIILDAAPVLDGLQFYLARWAASYYAYPEGDALSQALPALLRKGEPAEFTHETLWRATPGASLDALSKSATRQRELLALLLRNPKGVSTDLLRVESLPVPLLKTLKDKALAETFIHHPTPLHADEREEGEILKEAPLTLNTEQHQALQNIAAGSGFNTLLLEGITGSGKTEVYLQAIQQVLKEGKQALILVPEIGLTPQTLARFKARFQVPVIALHSGLTDRQRLDAWLMAREGSARILIGTRSAIFTPMRYPGLIIVDEEHDQSFKQQDGFRYSARDLAVLRAKHEDIALVLGSATPSLESLHNALSGRYRHSLLTTRAGKAMPPAFELLDIRGETLNCGLSDSLTQRIETHLAQGTQILIFLNRRGFSPSLICHNCGAVNECTRCDARMTLHRSPPHMHCHHCDRQTPIPMRCNQCGSEDLRPSGAGTERTEDFLCHRFPKTPVLRIDRDSTARKNAMSQLMAQIHTGKPCIMIGTQMLAKGHHFPRVTLVAVLDADSGLFSADFRGMEKTAQLVLQVAGRAGRADHPGEVVMQTRHPDHPMLNALIRDGYGAFAASELQMRKAAGLPPFSFHALIRAEATRQGWAEGFLRDIREMMEEQLAAPSGSHWSGPFPSPMEKRAGLYRAQLLIQSRQRSDLHQLLMRILTFLIQHKARNKVRWSIDVDPLDSY, encoded by the coding sequence TTGATTCTTAGAGTTGCCATCCCCACCCCCTTACACCGGCTATTTGACTACCGGCCTCCCCTTTCCGGTACTCTGAAACCTCAGGTCGGATGCCGCGTAAGTGTACCGTTTGGCCAGCGCAAGGTGATTGGCATCATCACGGCACTGCCAGAGCATTCAGAGCTACCCCTGGACAAGCTCAAACCTGCGCATATCATTCTGGACGCCGCACCAGTGCTCGACGGCCTGCAGTTTTATTTAGCCCGCTGGGCCGCTAGTTATTATGCCTATCCGGAAGGTGACGCCCTGTCTCAGGCCTTACCGGCGTTGCTGCGCAAAGGCGAACCTGCCGAATTTACCCATGAAACCCTCTGGCGGGCCACACCGGGCGCCAGCCTGGATGCGCTATCGAAATCGGCTACGCGTCAGCGTGAACTGCTAGCCCTACTGCTACGCAACCCCAAAGGGGTCAGCACTGACTTGTTGAGAGTTGAATCTCTGCCAGTACCCTTATTGAAAACCCTTAAGGACAAAGCCCTGGCTGAAACGTTCATTCATCACCCTACCCCTCTGCATGCCGATGAGCGTGAAGAGGGCGAGATATTAAAAGAAGCCCCGCTAACACTGAATACTGAGCAACACCAAGCGTTACAGAACATTGCCGCCGGATCAGGGTTTAATACACTGTTACTCGAAGGGATCACCGGCTCAGGCAAAACCGAGGTTTACCTGCAAGCCATCCAGCAAGTACTCAAAGAAGGCAAGCAAGCACTGATTCTGGTCCCTGAAATCGGCCTGACTCCGCAGACACTGGCACGTTTCAAAGCCCGCTTTCAGGTGCCAGTAATCGCCCTGCACTCCGGGCTGACTGACCGACAACGTCTGGATGCCTGGTTGATGGCACGAGAGGGCAGCGCTCGCATCCTAATTGGCACCCGCTCAGCCATTTTTACCCCGATGCGATACCCAGGTCTGATCATTGTCGATGAGGAGCATGACCAATCCTTTAAACAGCAGGATGGCTTTCGTTACTCAGCCCGCGACCTGGCCGTGCTGCGTGCCAAACATGAAGACATTGCGCTGGTATTGGGCAGTGCCACACCATCACTCGAAAGTCTGCACAATGCACTCAGTGGTCGTTATCGTCACAGCCTGCTGACTACCCGGGCTGGCAAGGCGATGCCACCCGCTTTTGAACTACTGGATATTCGTGGTGAAACCCTCAATTGCGGCTTGTCCGACAGCCTCACACAACGTATTGAAACCCATCTGGCACAGGGCACCCAGATACTGATTTTTCTCAATCGCCGTGGTTTTTCGCCCTCACTCATCTGTCACAATTGTGGTGCTGTGAATGAATGCACCCGTTGTGATGCCCGCATGACACTGCACCGCTCACCACCGCACATGCATTGCCACCACTGTGACCGCCAGACTCCCATACCTATGCGTTGCAATCAATGTGGCAGCGAAGACTTACGACCATCCGGTGCGGGCACTGAGCGCACCGAAGACTTCCTGTGTCATCGCTTCCCCAAAACCCCCGTACTGAGAATTGATCGTGACAGCACCGCACGCAAAAATGCCATGAGCCAACTGATGGCTCAGATCCATACGGGCAAACCGTGCATTATGATTGGTACGCAGATGCTGGCTAAGGGTCACCACTTCCCCCGCGTCACTCTGGTGGCTGTATTAGATGCAGACAGCGGGTTATTCAGCGCTGATTTTCGTGGTATGGAAAAAACTGCGCAGTTAGTTTTACAAGTAGCCGGGCGGGCGGGACGGGCCGACCACCCAGGTGAGGTGGTTATGCAGACTCGCCACCCGGATCACCCCATGCTTAACGCCCTGATTCGTGACGGTTATGGTGCTTTCGCCGCCTCTGAGCTGCAGATGCGCAAAGCAGCAGGCCTGCCTCCCTTCAGTTTTCACGCATTGATTCGTGCCGAGGCGACACGTCAGGGCTGGGCAGAAGGCTTTCTGCGCGACATACGAGAAATGATGGAAGAGCAACTGGCCGCACCATCGGGCAGCCACTGGTCCGGTCCGTTTCCGTCGCCAATGGAAAAGCGTGCCGGGCTGTACCGGGCGCAATTACTGATTCAAAGCCGCCAGCGCAGTGACCTGCACCAGTTACTTATGCGCATACTGACATTTTTAATTCAGCACAAAGCGCGCAACAAGGTGCGCTGGTCAATTGATGTCGATCCACTAGACAGTTATTGA
- a CDS encoding EAL domain-containing protein: MLSAYTQLRITANHSESQRITKAEALIRWQHPEKGLISPAEFIPLAEESGLIIAIGQKVFEQVCRDIPTLKQAYGESLQVSINVSPIQFAHEKTQLTGFTVSMLNICYVVILLSRSQRESCWTPIVRPSKN, from the coding sequence ATATTATCAGCCTATACTCAACTGCGAATCACAGCGAATCACAGCGAATCACAGCGAATCACTAAAGCAGAAGCTCTGATTCGGTGGCAGCATCCGGAAAAGGGTTTGATCAGTCCTGCTGAGTTTATCCCGCTTGCCGAAGAGAGCGGGCTGATCATCGCTATCGGACAAAAAGTATTTGAGCAGGTGTGTAGGGATATCCCCACACTGAAGCAGGCATACGGAGAGAGTCTTCAGGTCAGCATCAACGTTTCTCCGATACAGTTTGCCCATGAGAAAACGCAACTGACTGGGTTCACCGTCTCGATGCTCAACATTTGCTATGTAGTGATATTATTATCGAGATCACAGAGGGAGTCATGCTGGACCCCAATTGTGAGACCATCAAAAAACTGA
- a CDS encoding malic enzyme-like NAD(P)-binding protein: MSQDFKQAALDYHEFPRPGKISVELSTSAETAHDLALAYSPGVAEPVREIAKDPEAAYRYTAKGNLVAVISNGTAILGLGDLGPLASKPVMEGKALLFKRFANIDSIDIEVDAESPQAFIDTVARIAETFGGINLEDIKAPECFEIERTLIERCNIPVFHDDQHGTAIVTAAGMINALELAGKKLEEASIVCLGAGAAASACMKLLINMGAKVENVYMIDRKGVIHSGRADLTAEKAAFATETDKRTLDDAIEGADVFLGLSGPDLLSPEQLKKMADNPVVFACANPDPEIRPEVANAARPDVIMATGRSDFPNQVNNVLGFPFIFRGALDVRASAINEEMKAAAVKALAGLAREPVTQEVLLAYGLQSLEFGREYILPKATDSRLLGRISFAVAQAAIDSGVARLPMPEHYPIHCESELY; this comes from the coding sequence ATGTCTCAAGATTTTAAGCAAGCGGCTCTAGATTACCACGAGTTTCCTCGTCCCGGTAAAATCAGTGTTGAGCTATCAACGTCTGCAGAGACGGCTCATGATCTCGCATTGGCTTACTCCCCTGGCGTAGCGGAGCCGGTGCGTGAGATCGCCAAAGATCCTGAAGCGGCCTATCGTTATACAGCGAAGGGTAACCTGGTTGCCGTCATTTCCAATGGGACTGCCATTTTGGGCCTGGGTGATCTGGGTCCACTGGCATCCAAACCTGTCATGGAAGGCAAAGCACTGTTGTTCAAGCGTTTTGCCAATATCGATTCTATCGATATTGAAGTAGACGCTGAAAGTCCACAGGCGTTCATCGATACGGTCGCCCGTATTGCTGAAACCTTTGGCGGCATCAACCTGGAAGACATTAAAGCACCGGAATGCTTTGAGATAGAGCGTACGCTGATTGAGCGTTGTAATATCCCGGTATTCCATGATGATCAGCACGGTACCGCCATCGTGACGGCTGCCGGTATGATCAATGCGCTGGAACTGGCCGGTAAAAAGCTGGAAGAAGCGTCGATTGTCTGTCTGGGTGCCGGTGCTGCTGCCAGTGCTTGTATGAAGCTGCTCATTAACATGGGCGCGAAAGTCGAGAATGTATATATGATCGACCGCAAGGGTGTGATCCACTCTGGTCGAGCTGACCTGACTGCCGAAAAAGCGGCATTCGCAACTGAAACAGATAAACGTACCCTGGATGATGCCATCGAGGGTGCTGATGTATTTTTAGGTCTGTCTGGTCCGGACCTGCTGTCACCTGAGCAGCTTAAGAAAATGGCGGATAACCCCGTTGTCTTCGCCTGTGCCAACCCTGATCCCGAAATTCGGCCGGAAGTTGCTAACGCCGCCCGTCCTGATGTGATCATGGCCACAGGTCGTTCTGACTTCCCCAACCAGGTTAATAATGTACTGGGCTTTCCTTTCATTTTCCGTGGTGCGCTCGATGTGCGTGCCTCGGCAATCAATGAAGAGATGAAAGCTGCTGCGGTGAAAGCTCTGGCCGGTTTGGCTCGTGAGCCTGTCACTCAGGAAGTACTGTTAGCTTACGGTTTGCAGTCCCTGGAATTCGGCCGTGAATACATTCTGCCAAAAGCAACTGATTCCCGTCTGCTGGGCCGCATCTCTTTTGCGGTTGCACAGGCTGCGATCGATAGTGGCGTGGCGCGTTTGCCTATGCCGGAACACTACCCGATTCATTGTGAATCTGAGTTGTATTGA
- the rpmE gene encoding 50S ribosomal protein L31 gives MKAGIHPKYTDITITCSCGNVMQTKSTLGDSTMLVDVCSSCHPFYTGKQKEATTGGRVDRFNKRFGARSLKK, from the coding sequence ATGAAAGCTGGTATCCATCCCAAATATACTGACATTACCATCACCTGTTCTTGTGGTAACGTCATGCAGACCAAATCTACTTTAGGCGATAGCACTATGCTGGTTGACGTCTGCAGCAGCTGCCATCCTTTCTACACAGGTAAGCAGAAAGAAGCGACTACTGGCGGCCGTGTGGACCGTTTCAACAAGCGTTTTGGTGCCCGTTCACTGAAAAAGTAA
- the uvrA gene encoding excinuclease ABC subunit UvrA, which produces MDKILVRGARTHNLKNIDLDIPRDKLIVITGLSGSGKSSLAFDTLYAEGQRRYVESLSTYARQFLSMMEKPDVDHIEGLSPAISIEQKSTSHNPRSTVGTITEIYDYLRLLYARAGEPRCPDHDLPLAAQTVSQMVDQVLTLPEGSKMMLLAPVVQGRKGEHLHTISELRSQGFVRARINDIIVDLDSAPALDKNKKHSIEVVIDRFKVRNDLQIRLAESFETALNLTDGIARVAWMDDEGKDDLIFSARFACPVCGHSIQELEPRMFSFNNPHGACSTCDGLGVKQYFDPVKVVHDPSLTLSEGAIRGWDRRSLYYFQQLKAVADHYGFDMDTPFCDLTQVQQKVILHGSGTEQIEFSYTNDRGTRVSKHHPFEGVLNNLERRYKETESDMVREDLAKYLNMQPCPSCHGTRLRREARHVYIDGRTLPEIVRMAIGDSKAYFDQLELSGKQGEIADKILKEIRQRLSFLVNVGLDYLSLERSAESLSGGEAQRIRLASQIGAGLVGVMYILDEPSIGLHQRDNDRLLETLRHLRDLGNTVIVVEHDEDAIRLADHVIDIGPGAGVHGGKVIAAGTPQEVMDNPASITGQYLSGVRRIEVPAQRYPVDSEKFLRLIGARGNNLKDVTLEIPVGLLTCVTGVSGSGKSTLINSTLYPITATELNHATTLDASEYDRIEGMHHFDKVIDIDQSPIGRTPRSNPATYTGIFTPVRELFAGTQEARSRGYKPGRFSFNVKGGRCEACQGDGVIKVEMHFLPDIFVPCDVCHGKRYNRETLEVRYKGKTIDEVLSMTVEDAREFFDAIPALARKLQTLIDVGLSYIRLGQSATTLSGGEAQRVKLSRELSKRDTGKTLYILDEPTTGLHFYDIQQLLNVLYRLRDHGNTIVVIEHNLDVIKTADWVIDLGPEGGTGGGEIIATGTPEAVAEVEASHTGRFLKPLLQR; this is translated from the coding sequence ATGGATAAAATACTGGTACGGGGTGCGCGCACCCACAACCTGAAAAATATCGACCTGGATATTCCCCGGGACAAGCTGATCGTCATCACCGGCTTGTCAGGTTCCGGCAAATCCTCGCTGGCATTTGATACCCTCTATGCCGAAGGACAGCGTCGCTATGTAGAATCGCTATCCACCTATGCCCGTCAGTTTCTATCGATGATGGAAAAACCGGATGTAGACCATATTGAAGGGCTGTCTCCGGCCATTTCCATTGAACAGAAATCCACCTCGCATAACCCGCGCTCGACTGTCGGCACCATCACCGAAATTTATGACTATCTGCGCTTACTCTATGCCCGCGCAGGTGAGCCGCGCTGTCCGGATCATGATCTGCCCCTGGCAGCACAAACGGTGTCGCAGATGGTGGATCAGGTGCTGACCCTGCCGGAAGGCAGTAAAATGATGCTACTGGCACCGGTGGTACAAGGCCGCAAAGGTGAGCACTTACACACCATCAGCGAGCTGCGTTCACAGGGATTTGTCCGCGCACGCATCAACGACATTATTGTTGATCTGGACAGTGCACCCGCATTGGATAAGAACAAGAAACACTCCATTGAAGTTGTGATTGACCGCTTCAAGGTACGTAATGACCTACAGATACGCCTGGCGGAATCCTTTGAAACCGCACTGAATCTGACCGATGGCATCGCCCGGGTCGCCTGGATGGACGATGAGGGCAAGGATGATCTGATCTTCTCAGCCCGGTTTGCCTGCCCCGTCTGTGGTCACAGCATTCAGGAACTGGAACCGCGGATGTTTTCGTTTAACAATCCACACGGTGCCTGCTCCACCTGTGATGGTTTGGGTGTCAAACAGTACTTTGATCCGGTCAAGGTGGTACATGATCCTTCACTAACACTGTCGGAAGGTGCCATTCGTGGCTGGGACAGACGCAGCCTGTACTATTTCCAGCAACTGAAAGCGGTGGCGGATCATTACGGCTTTGATATGGATACTCCCTTCTGTGATCTGACCCAGGTGCAGCAGAAAGTGATTCTGCACGGCAGTGGCACAGAGCAGATAGAGTTCAGCTATACCAATGATCGAGGCACCCGTGTTAGCAAGCACCATCCCTTTGAGGGAGTGCTGAACAACCTGGAACGGCGCTATAAAGAAACCGAATCCGATATGGTCCGCGAGGACCTGGCCAAATACCTGAACATGCAGCCCTGCCCCTCTTGCCATGGTACGCGCCTGCGCCGCGAAGCACGGCATGTGTATATTGATGGGCGCACCCTGCCTGAAATCGTACGCATGGCCATAGGTGACAGCAAAGCCTATTTTGATCAGTTGGAGCTGAGTGGCAAGCAGGGTGAGATTGCTGACAAAATCCTTAAAGAGATTCGTCAGCGCTTATCCTTCCTGGTCAATGTCGGACTGGACTATTTATCCCTGGAGCGCAGCGCTGAATCTTTGTCCGGTGGTGAAGCCCAGCGTATACGTTTAGCCAGTCAGATAGGCGCCGGACTGGTCGGGGTGATGTATATTCTGGATGAGCCCTCCATAGGTTTACACCAGCGCGACAATGACCGTCTGCTGGAAACACTGCGCCACTTGCGTGATCTGGGGAATACCGTGATCGTGGTAGAACATGATGAAGATGCCATACGCTTAGCCGATCATGTCATCGATATCGGTCCGGGAGCGGGTGTGCATGGCGGTAAAGTGATCGCCGCAGGCACGCCACAGGAGGTCATGGATAATCCGGCATCCATTACCGGCCAGTACCTCTCAGGAGTGCGCCGTATTGAAGTGCCTGCGCAACGCTACCCGGTTGACTCTGAAAAGTTTCTCCGCCTGATCGGTGCACGGGGTAACAACCTGAAGGATGTTACCCTGGAAATTCCTGTTGGCCTGCTCACCTGCGTTACCGGGGTGTCAGGTTCGGGCAAATCCACGCTGATTAACAGCACCCTGTATCCGATTACGGCCACGGAACTGAACCACGCCACCACCCTGGATGCCTCAGAATATGATCGCATCGAGGGGATGCATCATTTTGATAAGGTTATCGATATAGATCAAAGCCCGATAGGACGGACACCACGCTCCAATCCGGCCACCTATACCGGCATTTTTACCCCGGTGCGTGAACTCTTTGCGGGTACGCAGGAAGCCCGCTCACGCGGATACAAGCCAGGACGGTTTAGTTTTAATGTCAAAGGTGGCCGTTGTGAAGCCTGTCAGGGGGATGGTGTCATCAAGGTGGAAATGCACTTCCTTCCGGATATTTTTGTGCCTTGTGATGTCTGCCACGGCAAACGCTACAACCGCGAAACCCTGGAAGTACGCTACAAAGGCAAAACCATTGATGAAGTACTGAGCATGACCGTGGAAGATGCGCGTGAATTTTTCGATGCCATTCCTGCACTGGCGCGAAAACTGCAAACTCTGATTGATGTCGGGCTCAGCTATATTCGCTTAGGCCAAAGCGCGACAACCCTGTCAGGCGGTGAAGCCCAGAGGGTGAAGCTGTCACGCGAGCTGTCCAAGCGCGATACCGGCAAAACGCTGTATATTCTTGATGAACCGACCACCGGTCTGCATTTCTATGATATTCAGCAATTATTGAATGTACTCTATCGGTTACGTGATCATGGCAATACCATTGTGGTGATTGAACACAACCTGGATGTGATCAAAACGGCTGACTGGGTTATCGACCTGGGCCCAGAGGGAGGCACAGGGGGCGGCGAGATCATTGCTACTGGCACACCCGAAGCGGTAGCCGAGGTGGAAGCCTCACATACGGGTCGCTTCCTGAAGCCCTTGCTGCAGCGCTAG
- a CDS encoding diguanylate cyclase domain-containing protein, with protein sequence MNLGVPLASGDLLCNTHPLNRHINVFDRPYFQDALTNRRFSIGTFQHDRAANTTSINFGYPVTDLTTDEVRGVAVAVVSLAWWTHYLETSNLPESSTAFITDSQATLIANYPANPDELGRVVTEINGHSQAEQLMGADGIRRMKYSIPLLHNTDEEFFVLTIGVPTDAVLQRINQRFYILLLLFSLVMLGLYRISTRLLKNGVLAPIEALTDASRKLQRGIFEPNKAHEGVVELVQLKQQFEHMAETRLEAERQIWLQANVDTLTALPNRYMLNYQLSQALERVKHEDQQLSLLMLDLDNFKDINDTLGHDAGDKLLREVAGRLKSVIREPNLLARLGGDEFTVVLTDFRRLTNPIDELCEQILKLLAEPIQVDQHRLFITTSIGVAIYPADGKTVEELLKSADQAMFAAKQEGRNRLKYFDPIMQEAILHKRELISDLRDAIDTELVVYYQPILNCESQRITANHSESLKQKL encoded by the coding sequence GTGAATCTCGGTGTTCCTCTGGCCAGTGGTGACCTGCTGTGTAACACGCATCCACTGAATCGTCATATCAATGTGTTTGATCGGCCCTATTTTCAGGATGCGCTGACCAACAGGCGCTTCTCGATCGGCACCTTTCAACATGATCGTGCTGCCAATACAACCAGTATCAATTTTGGCTACCCAGTCACTGACCTCACCACTGATGAGGTGCGCGGCGTTGCCGTTGCTGTGGTTTCGCTGGCTTGGTGGACCCACTACCTTGAAACCAGTAACTTGCCGGAGTCGAGTACGGCCTTCATTACCGACAGTCAGGCCACACTCATAGCTAACTACCCTGCTAATCCGGATGAGCTGGGTAGAGTCGTCACGGAAATCAACGGACACTCTCAGGCAGAGCAGTTGATGGGTGCGGATGGCATCAGGCGGATGAAGTATTCCATTCCACTGCTGCATAACACCGATGAGGAGTTTTTTGTTCTGACCATCGGTGTGCCAACGGATGCTGTGTTACAGCGAATCAATCAACGCTTTTATATCTTACTACTGCTGTTTTCGCTGGTTATGTTGGGTCTCTACCGGATCAGCACCCGGTTGCTTAAAAATGGAGTGCTTGCACCGATCGAAGCCCTCACAGACGCCAGTCGCAAACTGCAACGCGGCATTTTCGAACCGAACAAAGCCCATGAAGGTGTTGTCGAACTGGTACAATTAAAACAACAATTTGAACATATGGCAGAAACGCGGTTGGAAGCCGAGCGGCAGATATGGCTTCAGGCCAATGTTGATACTCTGACGGCGCTACCTAACCGCTATATGCTTAACTACCAGTTATCCCAAGCACTCGAACGTGTAAAACATGAAGACCAACAACTGAGCCTGTTGATGCTTGATCTGGATAACTTTAAGGATATTAATGATACCCTTGGTCATGATGCTGGTGACAAGCTGCTGCGTGAAGTTGCTGGAAGGCTAAAAAGCGTAATCAGGGAGCCAAATCTGCTGGCCAGACTTGGAGGCGATGAGTTTACTGTTGTTCTCACTGATTTCAGACGTCTCACCAACCCTATCGATGAGCTCTGCGAACAGATCCTTAAACTGCTCGCCGAACCGATACAAGTAGATCAGCATCGACTCTTTATCACTACCAGTATCGGGGTGGCCATCTACCCTGCTGATGGCAAAACCGTGGAGGAGTTACTCAAATCCGCAGATCAGGCGATGTTTGCTGCCAAACAGGAGGGTCGTAACCGGCTCAAGTACTTTGACCCGATAATGCAAGAAGCGATTCTGCATAAACGTGAGCTGATCAGCGATCTACGCGATGCTATCGACACAGAGCTTGTCGTATATTATCAGCCTATACTCAACTGCGAATCACAGCGAATCACAGCGAATCACAGCGAATCACTAAAGCAGAAGCTCTGA